A genomic stretch from Anaerolinea thermophila UNI-1 includes:
- the infA gene encoding translation initiation factor IF-1 yields the protein MAKEEEKIQVDGTIVEALPGTQFKVRLDNGHEVLAYLSGRMRKYYIRILLGDRVRVEMSPYDLTRGRIVYRQKKTSEGIVEEEF from the coding sequence ATGGCAAAAGAAGAAGAGAAGATTCAGGTTGACGGTACAATTGTCGAAGCCCTGCCGGGCACACAGTTCAAGGTGCGTCTGGACAACGGTCACGAGGTGCTGGCGTACCTCTCCGGCAGGATGCGCAAATACTACATTCGCATTCTGCTGGGGGATCGGGTGCGGGTAGAGATGTCTCCCTACGATTTGACGCGCGGGCGCATTGTGTATCGTCAGAAGAAAACCAGCGAAGGCATCGTCGAGGAAGAGTTCTAG